GCGCTCAGTCAGGCTGATCTCAGATTCATCGGCGTTCTGATCTCTTGTTTGTTTATCGGTTGGATGGGGGTAGGTTATTGTGAAGTATTACACAGTAATCGAAATGGGAGGTGAGGATTTGCAAAAAACAGGGCGCCAGGACGGATGTGTTTGATTCAGAAGAAGTAAACTTGAACCAGCTTCACTAACCGGACCACCTGAGTTCAGCAGCCTGTGTCTTGTTTTTGTGGAGAGCGTGCAGGAACAAAGGAGAGGAAACTTTCAATTAAAGAGAGACCGCATTCCGTTAAGATCGATTCGGGATGAAACTGAACACCGAACAGCGGCGCGGTCTTATGCTCAATAGCCATGGGAATTCCGTCTGCTGTTCTGGCGGTGATTTGCAGGTCGGATGAAAGCGTCGCTTCGTCAATAATCAGCGAGTGATATCGGGTGGCATCGAACGGGTTAGGCAGTTTAGATAACAGCCGGGAGTTTTGATGGTGAATCGCCGAGGTCTGTCCGTGAACGGGCCGCGGTGCTTTGATGATTTTAGCACCGAAGCTGGCAGCAATGGTCTGATGCCCCAGGCAGACGCCCAGAATGGGAACACGATTTCCAAAATGTCTGACCAGGTCCCGGCTGAGGCCTGCTTCCTCGGGTGTGCACGGGCCGGGGGAAAGGACTAAGGCACGCGGGTTAAATGCGTCTGCTTGACTCAATGTAAGTTGATCATTGCGAATGACACGCGTCTGTTGTCCCAGCTCTTCAAAATAGCGAGCGAGATTGAATACAAAGCTGTCATAATTATCAATAATCAGGATCATGATGTTGTTTCTGAGAACGGTCGGTCAGGTTTGCAGAGCAGAAATCATTCCCGCCGCCTTGTGTAAGGTTTCCTCGTATTCCAGTCGCGGATGGCTTTGGGCAATGATGCCGCCCCCGACAGGAAATTGCACCCACCCGTTTTTAATTGTGAAGGTACGAATCAGGATATTGCTATCAAATTCGCCGTTCAGACCGGCATAAAACAGGCTGCCACAATAGGGGCCGCGAACCGTTGGCTCAAGTTCCGCGATGATTTCCATCGATCGAACTTTGGGGGCGCCGGTGATCGAACCGCCGGGAAATGAGGCTGCCAGCAGGTCCCAGACAGTGTTTTCCGGCTTGAGTTGTCCTCTGACTTCCGAAACCAGATGTTGTACGGTTTCGTATGTTTCGACTTCACAGAGATGCGGAACACGAATCGATCCGGCCTGACAGACCCGAGACAGGTCATTTCGCAGCAGGTCCACGATCATCACATTCTCTGCCTGATCTTTTTCGCTTTCGCGCAGTTCATCGCGTGTCAACAGGTCGGCTTCGGGCACATACTTTCTGCGACGCGTTCCTTTGATCGGGCGGGTTTCGACTTCGTTATTTGACACATTGAGAAATCGTTCGGGAGAGGCGCTGACCACAGCCCAGTCATCCCAACCAAAATAACCGGCGAAGGGGGCCGCGTTTTTGGAACGCAAATTCAGATACAGTTCAGCCGGATGTTGTGTGCTGGGGGTTAATAAACGCTGTGAAAAATTCGCCTGAAAGATATCGCCGGCATAGATGTAATCGATGATCCGTTCCACCTGCTTCAGGAACTGAGGTTTGCTGAAATTGCTCAGGATCTTCTCGTTCCCTTCTAGCGGGAATACAGGCGAAAGTTGATCGAGCGGTAGCTGGTCCGCTTGTGTAAACGGATTTTGTGACAGAACTGTCAGCCGATCTTGTCTGTTGAATGCAGCCGCGTCGATGCGTGCCTTGATCTGATTCAGTCGCGAGGCCGCGATGTCTGCACTCTGTGTTTCCAGACGCTGATCAAAGCCCTGCACAATGAGCCACGCGCGGTGCTGGCTGTGATCCCAGGCAATGACCCAGTCGTAAAAACCGACTGCTAAGTCGGGTAGTTGAAATTCATCAAAGGGGGCGCGGTCAAATTGTTCCCAACTCTGCCCCAGTTCGTAGGACAGCAGGCCGGCAAATCCTCCCTGGAAAGGCGGCAGTCCTGGAACCGAATCAACCGAATGCTTCGCATGAATCTGTCGTATTTCTTGAAAGGGATCGACTCGAAACTGCGCCTGCTGAATTTGAAATCGTTTCAGCGGTGTTGACATCAGGTAGGAAAAACGACCCAAAGTGGAAGTCTGTCTGGCACTGTCTAAGACAAGCAGATCTTCATCATCGGAGAATTCCAGAAAGAGCTGCTCCAGATTCGGACAGGGTAGAATCTCTTCCACCAGCGGGAGTGGGTTTGCTGCTTGCCTTCCCTGCTCCTGGGGTAGCTGAGAGAGATCCTGAGATAAATTTCCAGACATGGTAGATCGATTTCACACAAAAACGCGTTGCGAGCACACGAACATTCATCGCAATTGACGGAGTGAGTATAGCATAAGTCGGATGGTTAAGGAATCATCAGCGGGGGCCACATTGCGGTTCCTCGCCTTGCTGGCTTCTGCGTTTCTGGGCACTGATTTCAGCCTGGGTCAGAAATCCCCAGTTGAGTGGCAGGTCCTGCTGGTATTGCTTGCCCAACATCAAGGCTGTCATCGCTTTACACATCTCGTATCCCAGGTAAAAAGCGTGCGAGGCGTCCAGATCTTTGGGGTTGGCAGCCTGAAACTGATCAAATAATTCATAAGGATCAGTGCCTTTCCAGTAGCCATCCCGGTTCATCACGTGTAATTGATTCTGTTCTGCGAAGATGCGGTAATTCGGGTCCCGAATTTGTTGAGACAGATTGAGTAATGCTTCCTGCCCTAAATCTTTGAGTTTGGGATCTCTGAGCATGACGAGCTGATAATCAATATGCTTCGGCAGACTTTGATTATCGATCGCATATTTGACCAGCCGTCGTGCGAGATCAAATTCTTTGATCGCGCTTTGTGCCCAGTTAATGACTTCGGTTGCCAGAACACTATGGATTTGCAGTTCCTGACAGACCGCTGCCAGCAGGACGTTCATGCCGGCGGTGTCGACTTCCGTCAATTCGGTCAGATTGCCAATGCCCATCATGATTTCAACGTCAGGGAATTCGTTGCGTGCCCGATAATATCGTTCCAGAGATGCGGTGAAGCCGTAGCCAATTGGTTCCAGGATCGGGTCAATGCGAAACGGGGTTTCTGTGCGAAGCAGTTGATCGACAATGTCGTGCAGGGAATCAAAGTCGCTGGGAAGGTCGGGGATGGCGACCACTTCCGCACCCAGTTTGGAGACCCAGTCGAGATTGGAGTGATTGCAGCTTAGAACCAGTTCTGCCCCGTTTTTGACCGCCGCCTCGACTTCCGCTCTGTCAAAACTGTCAATCGAGACTCGGTGCCCTGCTTCGACAAGCATGCGCACGACCTCCCCTGCCCGGTTCCAGCTTTCGCCGGGCACGCAGCCGACGTCAATCAGATCAGCGCCGTTTTGCCGATAATGTTCTGCCTGCTGTAAAATTTCCGCGTCAGATAAAAAGGGGGCGTGGTTGATTTCGGCCAGGATCTCAATATCAAACTTCGAGAGATCTTTGGGGGGCTTGCCTTCTTGTCCGAAATATTCGGGAAGATCGAAGTGATCTTTGGGTCCTCGTTTAAAGGGGAGCCCAAAGTGGTCCGTGAGCACCTGGAGATCGCCTTTGCATAAACCAGGCAGCATGACCCAGTCGATACCTTCAGGAACGGTGAGGCGGCGTTTGATCAGAGGCACATGCATCAGGGCGGCAACTTGAACATTCAAAACGCAAATTTCGTACTCGAACTCTCCCTGCGGAGCGAGTTTGTCCAAAACCTGGCGCAACGAATATTCAGCCAGCCTGCCCGTTACAAACAGGATGCGTTCCTGCTTCATCGATGGTCTTTCTTCAACGGTGTGCCCGTCCTGATTAGTGAACCCAGTTTTTCGGAAATCCATCAAGGGCGGAAGAATCTTCAGGTTGCCAGAGGGCCGTTTCCTCGATTTTTTGAGCCAGCGCCGTGTCTTTGCCGGTGATTGCTTTGACCTTGTGTGTTTGCAGTTTCACGGTGACCGCCGCATAGCCGACGCTCAAATCCGGGTGGTGATTACCGGCTTCCGCCAGATAACCAACGGTGTTGACCAGCATGAGTGTGTGAGGCCAGCCGGGAGTTGCGAATTTTCGTCTTAACCAGCCGTCTCGCAGTTCCCATTCCGGATACGTGTTCAGAAATTCCTGGATTTGTTCTTCGGATAAAACCTGATCTTCTGTCATGGTTCTCTCTCCTTGATTGATCACTTTTACAGGACTAATACAGGACTAAAAATTGAAATCAGGGCATCATTCAGTCGATAGTAGCTATAGTCTCACTGTAATGAATTGGAGCAAGTAATTAAATGGCGGGCACTTCTCTAATTTCATAACAACCTTAAGAATGCTTGTGAGATCAATCATCACTAACTCTATGATTCATAAGGATTAAGTGCAAAAAACTGACTACCCTTTGATGATGTAGTAGAGTAGAATAGAAGCAACGAGGTTTAGCCTGTTTTAAGGCAAGTTGAATCTCCTCCCTCCCAATTTTTCCCACCACAGTTTTAGTTGAGAAAGAACTGAAAAATGAAGCGGCTTCAGATTCTGATGAAATCGCCTTTGGTTTCAGGCATGTGCCTGTTATCGGTTCTCGTCCTGTTTGTGATTTCCGTGCCTGATTTTGTCAACGCAGCGAATAACAAAAAGCTTCCTGCTGAGCAGGTTGAGTTTTTCGAAAAAGAAATCCGGCCGGTGCTGGTCAAGCGGTGTTATGCCTGTCATGGTGCGAAAAAACAGGAAGCCAGTCTGCGTCTGGATTCGCATGCCTGGATGATGAAAGGCAGCGACACCGGGGCTGCTGTGGTGCCGGGAGATCCGCTCAAGAGCCGCATTATTCAGGTGATTCAATATCATGACGATGACAGCCAGATGCCTCCTGAAGGCAAAATGCCTCCGGTTGAGATTGCCGCGTTGACGCGTTGGGTCAAAATGGGAACACCCTGGCCTTTCTCTGAAAAAGATGCCAAAGCCGTTCCTGCAAACGGTGCTTATGATTTCGAGACTTTGTCCCAGAATCATTGGTCGTTCCGTCCGGTGACCAAACCCGAATTACCGAAGGTCAAAAATCAAGAGCGCGTCAATTCTTTCGTTGATCACTTTGTGCTTTCTCGTCTGGAAGAGAAAGGTCTGTCTCTTTCTCCTCCCGTGGATCGGCGGAAGTTAATTCGTCGCGCGACCGTTGATTTAATCGGTGTCCCTCCCACATATGAAGAAGTCGAAGCCTTTGTGAATGATACGGCTCCTGATGCATATGAAAAGCTGATCGATCGGTTACTCGCTTCACCACACTACGGAGAACGCTGGGGCCGCCATTGGTTGGATGTGGCCCGGTATGCCGATACGAAGGGGTATGTATTTACTTCGGAACGACGCTATCCCTATTCCTATACGTATCGCGATTATGTGATTCGCGCGTTCAATGAAGATCTGCCTTATGATCGCTTTATCCAGGAGCAGCTGGCGGCTGATCAACTGGACCGTCAAGGCGATGATCGTTCGCTGGCAGCACTCGGATTTTTAACGGTGGGCCGTCGCTATCGCGGAAATATTCATGATATCACCGACGATCGCATCGATCTTGTTTCGCGGGGATTGCTGGGTTTAACGGCTTCGTGTGCCCGCTGTCACGATCACAAGTTTGATCCTGTTCCAATTAAGGACTACTACTCGCTGTATGGTGTGTTCGTCAGCAGTTATGAACCGGAAGAAAAAGACCTGCCTTTAATCGGCAAGTCAAAATCGGAAGCAGAGTTCAAAGTCTATCAGGCCGAGCGGGCCAAACGGCAGAAAAAAGTGGATGATTATATTCGGGATGAAGCACAGAAATTCCGAGCGGATGCCCGTTTGAAAGTCGCAGACGTCTTACAGGCGGTTGCCGAAAAAGAGAAACTGGCAGCAGGTGATGTAAAACCTCAGTATGAGAAGGATGCGCCTCACCGGCGTTATGTTGATCTCTGGCGTTCGTTCCTGGCACGCAAAGCAAAATCAAATCGTCCGGTCTTTACACCCTGGATGGAACTGAAAACGATCAAAGGTCCCCCAGGCGAATTTCCCGCGCGTGCTGCTGAGGTGATTCAGAAACTGGCCCAGCAGGAAGCGGAAACGCAGCCGGAAAAACGCATCAACCGACTGGTAATTCATGCGTTGAAAACGAATCCGCCGCAGTCGATTTATGATGTCTGTCGCGCCTATGGGAGCGTGTTCAAAGAAGTCGAACAGGAATGGATCAAGACGGTTGCGGAAGCACAAAAGAAGAAAGCCGCAGTGCCGGCAAAACTTGCTGATGCGGATGCAGAAGAGGTGCGTCAAATTTTATATGACCCGGAATGTCCGACAGCGGCCAGTGATGACGTGGTGCAAGGCATGTTCAATCGGGCGCAACGCGATAAAGTACGTCGCTTCGAAAAAGAGATTGAAACACTGGATGTGACTTCACCTGGTGCGCCTCCGCGTGCGATGGTGATGTATGACAAAGAGAACCCCGTGACGCCGCACGTGCATTTACGCGGAAACCCCGGGCGACGTGGAGAGAAGACGCCGCGCCAGTTTTTCCAGATTCTGGCCGGTGCAGAGCGAAAGCCATTTGAGAAAGGAAGTGGTCGTCTGGAGTTGGCTCGGGCAATTGCATCGAAGGACAACCCACTGACGCCACGCGTGTTTGTGAACCGGGTCTGGATGCATCATTTTGGTGAAGGACTGGTCCGGACTCCCAGTGATTTTGGTGTCCGCAGCGATCCTCCCAGCCATCCGGAATTGCTGGATTATCTGGCTGCACGGTTCATGGAGAATGGCTGGTCTGTGAAATCGTTACATAAACTGATTATGCTTTCTTCGACGTATCAACAGGCGGCTCAGAAAAACGAGAAAGCGTATCTGATTGATTCTGATAATCGATTGCTTTGGAAGCGTTCTCCGCAGAGGCTCGACTTTGAAGCGATGCGGGACTCGCTGTTATTTGTTTCCGGCCAGCTTTCTGATGAAACAGAAGGCAGAGGTTTTCTGATTGACCAGATCCCCACGGTTCCGAGACGGACTGTTTACAGTTTCGTTGACCGTAATAATCTGCCCAACGTCTTCCGCACATTTGATTTCGCCAACGTGGAATCGAGTACCGCGCAACGGCCTTATACGACCGTACCTCAGCAGGCATTGTTTGCGATGAACAGTCCCCTGTTGATCGAGCAATCAGGATTACTGGTCAAGGATCTGGATCTGGAAAAACTGGCTAAGGAAAAAGGCGTGGAGACTGCGATCAGAACGCTTTATCAGAGGGTTCTGGCACGCAAACCGACGGCTGAAGAAATGGATCTCGGAAAGAACTTCCTGACGCATCATCGTGATCAGATCAAGACACCCGCTCGCATGAGTGGTTGGGAAAAATATGCACAAGTGCTTTGCACTTCCAACGAATTCATGTTCGTTGACTAATTAAGCGAATCAGAAAAAGTTTTATATTGCAGGAGCCTGTTCAGATGGCTGAGACAAATCAACATTTTAATTGTGATCCGATTTTTACCCGGCGGCAGATGCTGCAGCGGTGTGGTACGGGGATGGGCTCTTTGGGGCTGGCTTCTTTAATGGCTTCCCAGGGATTACTGAATGACGCAGCGGGTGCATCTGCAGGGAGTACCGAATCGCCGATGGCGCCGAAGACGTCTCATTTCCCCGGCAGAGCGAAGCATGTGATTCACATCTTTTTAAATGGGGGCGCTTCGCAGGTCGATACGTTCGACCCCAAGCCGGCTTTGGCGAAATATGCCGGGAAAATGCTGCCGACTAAAAACCTGCGTACCGAACGGAAGACAGGCGCTTCACTCCCCTCGCCTTTCAAATTTAAAAAGTATGGCGAGAGCGGGCTGGAAGTGAGTGAACTCTTTTCAGAGCTGGGTGAGTGCGTTGATGACATTGCCTTTGTTCGTTCGATGTATACCAACGTGCCGAATCATGAACCATCGCTAATGATGATGAACTGTGGCGACCTGATTCAACCACGTCCCAGTATGGGGGCCTGGGTGACTTATGGCCTGGGAACAGAAAATCAGAATCTCCCTGGTTTCGTCGTCATGTGTCCTGGCGGTTATCCCATCACCGAATCGGCCAACTGGCGCTCGGCTTTTCTGCCGGGTGCTTACCAGGGAACACACATCGATACCAAGCATACCGATATCGAAAAACTGATTTCCAACATCAAGAATAAAAAGCTGGCCCTTCCCGAGCAGCGTCGACAGCTTGATTTGTTACAGGCA
This window of the Gimesia fumaroli genome carries:
- a CDS encoding DUF6513 domain-containing protein gives rise to the protein MKQERILFVTGRLAEYSLRQVLDKLAPQGEFEYEICVLNVQVAALMHVPLIKRRLTVPEGIDWVMLPGLCKGDLQVLTDHFGLPFKRGPKDHFDLPEYFGQEGKPPKDLSKFDIEILAEINHAPFLSDAEILQQAEHYRQNGADLIDVGCVPGESWNRAGEVVRMLVEAGHRVSIDSFDRAEVEAAVKNGAELVLSCNHSNLDWVSKLGAEVVAIPDLPSDFDSLHDIVDQLLRTETPFRIDPILEPIGYGFTASLERYYRARNEFPDVEIMMGIGNLTELTEVDTAGMNVLLAAVCQELQIHSVLATEVINWAQSAIKEFDLARRLVKYAIDNQSLPKHIDYQLVMLRDPKLKDLGQEALLNLSQQIRDPNYRIFAEQNQLHVMNRDGYWKGTDPYELFDQFQAANPKDLDASHAFYLGYEMCKAMTALMLGKQYQQDLPLNWGFLTQAEISAQKRRSQQGEEPQCGPR
- a CDS encoding anthranilate synthase component II; amino-acid sequence: MILIIDNYDSFVFNLARYFEELGQQTRVIRNDQLTLSQADAFNPRALVLSPGPCTPEEAGLSRDLVRHFGNRVPILGVCLGHQTIAASFGAKIIKAPRPVHGQTSAIHHQNSRLLSKLPNPFDATRYHSLIIDEATLSSDLQITARTADGIPMAIEHKTAPLFGVQFHPESILTECGLSLIESFLSFVPARSPQKQDTGC
- a CDS encoding 4a-hydroxytetrahydrobiopterin dehydratase, whose translation is MTEDQVLSEEQIQEFLNTYPEWELRDGWLRRKFATPGWPHTLMLVNTVGYLAEAGNHHPDLSVGYAAVTVKLQTHKVKAITGKDTALAQKIEETALWQPEDSSALDGFPKNWVH
- the pabB gene encoding aminodeoxychorismate synthase component I, whose product is MSGNLSQDLSQLPQEQGRQAANPLPLVEEILPCPNLEQLFLEFSDDEDLLVLDSARQTSTLGRFSYLMSTPLKRFQIQQAQFRVDPFQEIRQIHAKHSVDSVPGLPPFQGGFAGLLSYELGQSWEQFDRAPFDEFQLPDLAVGFYDWVIAWDHSQHRAWLIVQGFDQRLETQSADIAASRLNQIKARIDAAAFNRQDRLTVLSQNPFTQADQLPLDQLSPVFPLEGNEKILSNFSKPQFLKQVERIIDYIYAGDIFQANFSQRLLTPSTQHPAELYLNLRSKNAAPFAGYFGWDDWAVVSASPERFLNVSNNEVETRPIKGTRRRKYVPEADLLTRDELRESEKDQAENVMIVDLLRNDLSRVCQAGSIRVPHLCEVETYETVQHLVSEVRGQLKPENTVWDLLAASFPGGSITGAPKVRSMEIIAELEPTVRGPYCGSLFYAGLNGEFDSNILIRTFTIKNGWVQFPVGGGIIAQSHPRLEYEETLHKAAGMISALQT
- a CDS encoding DUF1501 domain-containing protein, producing the protein MAETNQHFNCDPIFTRRQMLQRCGTGMGSLGLASLMASQGLLNDAAGASAGSTESPMAPKTSHFPGRAKHVIHIFLNGGASQVDTFDPKPALAKYAGKMLPTKNLRTERKTGASLPSPFKFKKYGESGLEVSELFSELGECVDDIAFVRSMYTNVPNHEPSLMMMNCGDLIQPRPSMGAWVTYGLGTENQNLPGFVVMCPGGYPITESANWRSAFLPGAYQGTHIDTKHTDIEKLISNIKNKKLALPEQRRQLDLLQALNRRHQEARTEESALESRIQSFELAYRMQMQASDVFDINQEPDHIHEMYGKGVHARQCMIARRLVERGVRYVQLWHGAGQPWDNHDEIEKGHRRLADQCAQPIAALLKDLKQRGLLQDTIVMCGGEFGRTPVVELPTPGANAGKMNGRDHNNHGFTVWLAGGGVKGGQAYGATDEFGFAAVENKVHVHDLQATVLKLLGFDHERLTYRFAGRDFRLTDVHGRVVEDLIA
- a CDS encoding PSD1 and planctomycete cytochrome C domain-containing protein; the encoded protein is MKRLQILMKSPLVSGMCLLSVLVLFVISVPDFVNAANNKKLPAEQVEFFEKEIRPVLVKRCYACHGAKKQEASLRLDSHAWMMKGSDTGAAVVPGDPLKSRIIQVIQYHDDDSQMPPEGKMPPVEIAALTRWVKMGTPWPFSEKDAKAVPANGAYDFETLSQNHWSFRPVTKPELPKVKNQERVNSFVDHFVLSRLEEKGLSLSPPVDRRKLIRRATVDLIGVPPTYEEVEAFVNDTAPDAYEKLIDRLLASPHYGERWGRHWLDVARYADTKGYVFTSERRYPYSYTYRDYVIRAFNEDLPYDRFIQEQLAADQLDRQGDDRSLAALGFLTVGRRYRGNIHDITDDRIDLVSRGLLGLTASCARCHDHKFDPVPIKDYYSLYGVFVSSYEPEEKDLPLIGKSKSEAEFKVYQAERAKRQKKVDDYIRDEAQKFRADARLKVADVLQAVAEKEKLAAGDVKPQYEKDAPHRRYVDLWRSFLARKAKSNRPVFTPWMELKTIKGPPGEFPARAAEVIQKLAQQEAETQPEKRINRLVIHALKTNPPQSIYDVCRAYGSVFKEVEQEWIKTVAEAQKKKAAVPAKLADADAEEVRQILYDPECPTAASDDVVQGMFNRAQRDKVRRFEKEIETLDVTSPGAPPRAMVMYDKENPVTPHVHLRGNPGRRGEKTPRQFFQILAGAERKPFEKGSGRLELARAIASKDNPLTPRVFVNRVWMHHFGEGLVRTPSDFGVRSDPPSHPELLDYLAARFMENGWSVKSLHKLIMLSSTYQQAAQKNEKAYLIDSDNRLLWKRSPQRLDFEAMRDSLLFVSGQLSDETEGRGFLIDQIPTVPRRTVYSFVDRNNLPNVFRTFDFANVESSTAQRPYTTVPQQALFAMNSPLLIEQSGLLVKDLDLEKLAKEKGVETAIRTLYQRVLARKPTAEEMDLGKNFLTHHRDQIKTPARMSGWEKYAQVLCTSNEFMFVD